A stretch of Streptococcus chenjunshii DNA encodes these proteins:
- a CDS encoding isoprenyl transferase, protein MFKFRRKKEFILEDIPNHIAIIMDGNGRWAKKRMQPRVFGHKAGMEMLQEVTIAASDLGVKVLTVYAFSTENWSRPQEEVKFIMNLPVEFFDQYVPRLHANNVRIQVIGDVSQLPEATFDAMERAREKTKHNSGLILNFALNYGGRADITHAAKLIAQDVLEAKLNPGDITEELFSSYLMTGSLPYLYRDPDLIIRTSGEQRLSNFLSWQSAYSEFYFTPTMWPEFKKEGLLEAISEYNRRQRRFGGV, encoded by the coding sequence ATGTTTAAATTTAGAAGAAAAAAAGAATTCATTTTGGAAGACATTCCCAATCATATTGCTATTATTATGGACGGCAATGGGCGCTGGGCTAAAAAGCGTATGCAGCCCCGTGTTTTTGGACATAAGGCAGGAATGGAAATGCTGCAGGAGGTGACAATTGCGGCCTCGGATCTTGGTGTTAAAGTCCTGACAGTCTACGCCTTTTCTACTGAAAACTGGTCACGCCCCCAAGAGGAAGTTAAGTTCATTATGAATCTGCCCGTGGAGTTTTTTGATCAGTATGTTCCTCGGCTTCATGCCAATAATGTCCGCATTCAGGTGATAGGAGATGTGAGCCAGCTTCCGGAAGCAACCTTTGATGCGATGGAGCGTGCCCGAGAAAAAACCAAGCACAACTCAGGATTAATCCTCAACTTTGCTTTGAATTATGGGGGGCGGGCTGATATTACTCATGCAGCTAAATTGATCGCTCAGGATGTTTTGGAGGCTAAGCTCAATCCGGGAGATATTACAGAAGAACTGTTTTCCAGTTATTTGATGACTGGCAGTCTGCCTTATCTTTACCGTGATCCTGACTTGATTATTCGGACCAGCGGGGAACAGCGGCTTAGCAATTTTCTGTCCTGGCAGTCTGCCTACAGTGAATTTTATTTCACTCCAACTATGTGGCCGGAATTTAAAAAAGAAGGTCTTTTAGAAGCAATTAGTGAATACAATCGGCGTCAGCGCCGTTTCGGCGGTGTTTAG
- a CDS encoding Spy0128 family protein, translating to MKLKLLGLFSVLAVLCGSLLALTTVKAAEITNYSNAATLYYDPEKTNIEITSSTAEVVVQSGVYLRLVNNIEFPNSQDINEGDTLTITLPDEFALVTTMSFPITAADGTVVGTAQADAASKTVTVTFTDHFSKVPENKKMSFDITILADRGKNTEGETTVTFGGVTFSYTYKTEEGEAGDYEMKYGYQAQEDAGIVKWRVVLNATQDTIRDMTISDVFGEGQTLVPGSLRAVRYETQPTKIRSEDHLLTLDPVENFTDKAVFDYNSDGGITGFTIPYGDNHNWAMYIEYSTYLSDNTPAGALVNNNLSWSASNFETRSVEALVRLQTASGTASSEKSEHVVLQATKLLEGKTLTEGEFTFELYSAEDLTTPIQTVTNAADGSVTFSAMTYSAEGTYQYVIKEKDTAEANIAYDSAEYRTTVTVTDENGVKMGTVDYDAAPVFTNTFTEPTTTEAATTMEEPATTTTSTTTTATTTTTAVTTTAAETTTSGSATTSGSATTSAVTTDPATTSEPTTGDPETSLQSTNGTTVSSGGQGPSTTAASSSAKNQKNQKKLPSTGEQTGIFLTGLGIVIIAIAALFLLRRKK from the coding sequence ATGAAATTAAAGCTTTTAGGCCTGTTTTCAGTGCTGGCTGTCTTATGCGGCAGTTTGCTGGCTCTGACGACAGTCAAGGCTGCAGAAATAACGAATTACAGCAATGCAGCCACGCTTTATTATGATCCGGAAAAAACCAATATTGAAATCACCTCCTCGACTGCAGAGGTTGTTGTTCAGTCCGGAGTGTATCTTAGACTGGTTAATAATATTGAATTTCCTAATTCTCAGGACATTAACGAGGGGGATACACTGACCATTACCTTGCCGGATGAGTTTGCCTTAGTGACAACGATGTCCTTTCCGATTACAGCAGCAGACGGAACAGTTGTCGGAACGGCTCAGGCGGATGCGGCTTCCAAGACAGTGACCGTTACTTTTACCGATCATTTTTCTAAGGTTCCGGAAAACAAAAAGATGTCTTTTGACATCACTATCCTAGCTGACAGAGGAAAAAACACAGAAGGGGAGACAACAGTCACTTTTGGCGGTGTTACGTTTTCTTATACCTATAAAACAGAAGAAGGAGAAGCCGGTGACTATGAAATGAAATACGGCTATCAAGCTCAGGAAGATGCCGGTATTGTCAAATGGCGGGTTGTTTTAAATGCGACACAGGATACGATTCGCGACATGACCATTTCAGATGTCTTCGGCGAAGGCCAGACTCTGGTGCCCGGAAGTCTGCGGGCGGTCCGCTATGAAACACAACCAACTAAAATTCGGTCGGAAGATCATCTGCTGACCTTGGATCCGGTTGAGAATTTTACCGATAAGGCTGTTTTTGATTATAATTCAGACGGAGGCATTACCGGTTTTACGATTCCTTACGGAGATAATCATAACTGGGCGATGTATATTGAATACTCAACCTACCTGTCGGATAATACGCCAGCCGGTGCCCTTGTTAATAATAATCTGTCATGGTCAGCATCTAATTTTGAAACGCGCAGTGTGGAAGCTTTGGTAAGGCTGCAGACGGCTTCTGGGACAGCTTCATCTGAAAAATCAGAGCATGTTGTCCTGCAGGCGACAAAGCTTTTAGAGGGTAAAACACTGACAGAAGGGGAATTTACTTTTGAACTCTATTCGGCAGAAGATTTAACAACCCCTATTCAAACGGTGACAAACGCTGCAGACGGTTCGGTCACTTTTTCAGCGATGACCTATTCGGCTGAGGGAACCTATCAATATGTCATCAAGGAGAAAGATACTGCAGAAGCAAATATTGCCTATGATTCTGCAGAATACAGGACAACTGTAACGGTTACAGATGAAAATGGTGTCAAAATGGGGACTGTGGACTATGATGCGGCACCGGTCTTTACCAATACCTTTACAGAACCGACAACAACAGAAGCAGCAACTACCATGGAAGAACCTGCGACGACCACTACGTCGACGACAACAACAGCAACGACAACTACAACTGCTGTTACGACAACCGCTGCCGAGACGACTACAAGCGGTTCAGCAACCACTTCTGGATCAGCAACAACATCAGCTGTGACAACTGATCCGGCAACAACGTCTGAGCCAACTACAGGGGATCCAGAAACAAGCCTGCAAAGTACAAATGGAACAACGGTTTCTTCGGGCGGTCAGGGTCCTTCAACCACAGCGGCAAGCAGCAGTGCTAAAAACCAGAAGAATCAGAAAAAACTGCCAAGTACAGGGGAACAAACCGGTATCTTTCTGACTGGTTTAGGAATAGTTATTATAGCAATTGCAGCTCTCTTCCTACTTCGCCGAAAAAAATAG
- the rseP gene encoding RIP metalloprotease RseP, producing the protein MLGILTFIAVFGILVVVHEFGHFYFARKSGILVREFSIGMGPKIFSHIDRQGTAYTIRILPLGGYVRMAGWGDDETDIKTGSLASLTINQAGLVSRINLSPKYTDQTALPMTVLSYDLEDKLEITGRVLDEEKTYSVAHDATIIEEDGTELWIAPLDVQYQNASVWGRLITNFAGPLNNFILGIFVFILLVFVQGGAANPDTNQVRVIEDGAMAQAGVKNGDRVLQIGGRKIADWTDLTEAVSAATENLKPGESIAVTVETNGQTKNLAIQPQEQNGSYYIGVSQALKTSFRDKVFGGFRMAWDGATLILTALRNLFSHFSLDQLGGPVAMYQLSNQAAQNGLESVLSLMALLSINLGIFNLIPIPALDGGKILINLIELVRRKPLRQETENYVTLAGVALMIILMIAVTWNDIMRAFF; encoded by the coding sequence ATGCTAGGAATTTTGACGTTTATTGCGGTCTTTGGCATCTTGGTTGTTGTCCATGAATTTGGACATTTCTATTTTGCCAGAAAATCCGGTATCTTGGTCCGGGAATTTTCCATTGGGATGGGGCCAAAGATTTTTTCACATATTGACAGACAAGGGACGGCCTACACCATCCGTATCCTGCCTTTAGGAGGCTATGTGCGCATGGCGGGATGGGGTGATGATGAAACTGACATCAAAACCGGCTCTTTAGCCAGTTTAACAATCAATCAGGCAGGTCTGGTCAGCCGGATCAATCTCTCGCCGAAATACACTGATCAGACAGCCCTGCCGATGACTGTTTTAAGCTACGACTTAGAGGATAAACTGGAAATTACAGGCAGGGTGCTGGATGAGGAGAAGACATATTCCGTCGCACATGACGCTACTATTATCGAGGAGGATGGGACGGAACTGTGGATTGCTCCGCTGGATGTTCAGTATCAGAATGCTTCTGTTTGGGGGCGTCTCATCACGAACTTTGCCGGCCCCTTAAATAACTTTATTTTAGGGATCTTTGTTTTTATTCTTTTGGTCTTTGTACAGGGCGGCGCTGCCAATCCTGATACGAATCAGGTCCGAGTCATTGAGGATGGCGCAATGGCTCAGGCCGGTGTCAAAAATGGAGACCGTGTGTTACAGATCGGCGGCCGGAAAATTGCAGACTGGACTGATTTGACTGAGGCTGTCAGCGCGGCGACAGAAAACCTAAAACCTGGAGAGAGCATTGCGGTAACAGTTGAAACAAACGGTCAGACCAAAAACTTGGCCATTCAGCCGCAGGAGCAAAATGGTTCTTACTATATTGGTGTATCTCAAGCTTTAAAAACCAGTTTCAGAGACAAAGTTTTTGGCGGTTTCAGGATGGCTTGGGACGGTGCTACCCTCATCCTGACAGCTTTAAGAAATCTGTTTTCCCATTTTAGCCTGGACCAGCTTGGCGGTCCGGTTGCCATGTACCAGCTGTCCAATCAGGCGGCCCAAAACGGTCTGGAGTCCGTTCTTTCACTCATGGCTCTGCTTTCAATCAACTTGGGAATTTTCAACTTGATTCCCATACCGGCTTTGGATGGCGGGAAAATACTGATTAATCTTATTGAACTTGTCCGCCGCAAGCCTCTCAGGCAGGAAACAGAAAATTATGTTACATTGGCAGGAGTTGCCCTAATGATTATTTTAATGATTGCGGTGACATGGAATGATATTATGCGGGCTTTTTTCTAG
- a CDS encoding DUF5085 family protein has protein sequence MTYTVAEGVTNSDVFSAENVVKKRLTFPVGQMSQEAEAFLDEVASQGLHPKGSLFYSLNNVPYDEMVDIEFFLPIQETEIGQGGLAFSSYFEMNNTILTVVDHDYNTLAEEAYAKLLWTLDVNHQEVNTPFYHVISQEDPRRITIFLGYAY, from the coding sequence ATGACTTATACAGTAGCAGAAGGCGTAACGAACAGCGATGTTTTTTCGGCTGAGAATGTTGTTAAAAAACGGCTGACCTTTCCTGTCGGCCAGATGTCGCAGGAAGCGGAAGCTTTTTTAGACGAGGTGGCTTCACAGGGTCTGCACCCAAAAGGTTCGTTGTTTTACAGTCTTAACAATGTTCCTTATGATGAAATGGTGGACATTGAATTTTTCCTGCCGATTCAAGAAACAGAGATTGGTCAGGGGGGATTAGCTTTTTCGTCTTACTTTGAGATGAATAATACGATTTTGACAGTGGTTGACCATGACTATAACACCTTAGCAGAAGAGGCCTATGCCAAACTCCTGTGGACATTGGACGTGAACCATCAGGAAGTTAATACGCCTTTTTACCATGTCATTTCTCAGGAAGACCCAAGGCGAATCACTATTTTTTTAGGCTACGCTTATTGA
- a CDS encoding phosphatidate cytidylyltransferase yields MRERVIWAGIALLIFIPFLVWGGLPFQFFVGLLAMLGVAEMLRMKKLEAFSIEGVFAMLGAFVLTVPLDNYLIFLPIDASFSVFSLLVFFLLAGTVFSSDSYSFEDAAYPIAASLYVGVGFQNLVNARISGIDKVLLALFIVWATDIGAYLIGRRFGKRKLLAKVSPNKTVEGSLGGIVSALIVAAVFMLLRRGVYEPRNFFVMLLLVMIFSICGQFGDLVESAIKRHFGVKDSGRLIPGHGGILDRFDSMIFVFPIMHLFGLF; encoded by the coding sequence ATGAGAGAACGTGTTATTTGGGCAGGTATTGCTTTGCTTATCTTTATCCCTTTTCTGGTATGGGGAGGTCTGCCTTTTCAGTTTTTTGTCGGTCTGCTGGCCATGCTTGGTGTAGCTGAGATGCTGAGAATGAAAAAACTCGAAGCCTTTTCAATAGAAGGTGTTTTCGCTATGTTAGGGGCTTTTGTTCTTACGGTCCCTTTGGATAACTATTTAATTTTTTTGCCTATTGATGCCAGTTTTTCCGTTTTCAGTCTGCTTGTTTTCTTTTTACTGGCGGGGACGGTTTTTAGCAGTGATTCTTATTCTTTTGAGGATGCTGCCTATCCGATTGCTGCCAGCCTATATGTTGGGGTTGGCTTCCAAAATTTAGTTAATGCCCGTATCAGCGGAATAGACAAGGTACTCCTTGCGCTCTTTATTGTTTGGGCAACCGATATCGGCGCCTATTTGATTGGACGCCGGTTCGGGAAAAGAAAACTCCTTGCCAAAGTGTCACCGAACAAAACAGTGGAAGGCAGCTTAGGGGGCATCGTATCCGCCTTAATTGTTGCGGCTGTCTTTATGCTGCTGAGAAGAGGTGTTTATGAACCCCGCAATTTCTTTGTCATGCTGCTTTTGGTTATGATTTTTAGCATCTGCGGTCAATTTGGAGACTTAGTAGAGAGTGCCATTAAACGCCATTTTGGTGTTAAGGATTCCGGCCGGTTAATTCCAGGGCACGGCGGCATACTGGACCGTTTTGACAGCATGATTTTTGTTTTTCCAATTATGCATCTTTTTGGTCTGTTCTAA
- a CDS encoding thioredoxin domain-containing protein — MSTFTESIQHFTEITAAAAQEQISSGAKFILFVGRETCPFCRRFAPKLAQAALAANAEVSFLNSEDAADAQAIQAFRQQYEIPTVPGLLVAEQGQVKVICDSSLSEEAIAEFIG; from the coding sequence ATGTCAACATTTACAGAATCAATCCAACATTTTACAGAAATTACAGCTGCTGCAGCGCAGGAACAGATAAGCTCCGGAGCCAAATTTATTTTGTTTGTCGGCCGCGAAACCTGTCCATTCTGCAGGCGTTTTGCTCCTAAGCTTGCCCAGGCTGCACTGGCAGCTAATGCTGAGGTTTCCTTTTTAAACAGTGAAGACGCAGCAGATGCGCAGGCTATTCAGGCGTTCAGACAGCAATATGAGATTCCGACAGTCCCAGGGCTCTTGGTAGCTGAACAAGGACAAGTCAAGGTGATCTGCGATTCCTCCCTGTCTGAGGAAGCTATTGCAGAGTTTATTGGCTAA
- the leuS gene encoding leucine--tRNA ligase — MTFYNHHKIEKKWQAFWAADHTFKTGTDSAKPNFYALDMFPYPSGAGLHVGHPEGYTATDILSRYKRAQGYNVLHPMGWDAFGLPAEQYAMDTGNDPADFTAENIANFKRQINALGFSYDWDREINTTDPEYYKWTQWIFTKLYEKGLAYEAEVPVNWVEELGTAIANEEVLPDGTSERGGYPVVRKPMRQWMLKITAYAERLLNDLEELDWPESVKDMQRNWIGKSVGANVTFTVKDSSERFTVFTTRPDTLFGATYAVLAPEHELVEAITTEEQAQAVAAYRQQASLKSDLARTDLAKEKTGVWTGSYAVNPVNGKAIPIWIADYVLASYGTGAIMAVPAHDERDWEFAKQFNLDIIPVLEGGDIAQAAYTEDGPHINSDFLNGLDKDTAIAEMITWLEARGAGEEKVTYRLRDWLFSRQRYWGEPIPIIHWEDGSSTAVPEEELPLVLPKTDDIKPSGTGESPLANLTDWLEVTRADGVKGRRETNTMPQWAGSSWYYLRYIDPHNDKALADPELLKDWLPVDIYIGGAEHAVLHLLYARFWHKFLYDLGIVATKEPFQKLFNQGMILGTSYRDSRGALVATDKVEKRGSAYFHLETGEKLEQAPAKMSKSLKNVINPDDVVEQFGADTLRIYEMFMGPLDASIAWSSERLEGSRKFLDRVYRLITTKTIAAENKGALDKVYHETVKAVTEQIENLKFNTAIAQLMVFVNSANKEDELFIDYAKGYIQLLAPFAPHLAEELWQYVTQSGQSLAYEAWPVYEERYLAEDQLEIVAQINGKVRSRLLVAKDASRAELEELALADERIKAATAGKNIIKVIAVPNKLVNIVVK, encoded by the coding sequence ATGACTTTCTATAATCATCACAAAATTGAGAAAAAATGGCAGGCTTTCTGGGCTGCTGACCATACATTTAAAACCGGTACAGACAGTGCCAAGCCCAATTTTTATGCTCTTGACATGTTCCCTTACCCCAGCGGAGCAGGCCTGCATGTCGGCCACCCTGAAGGATATACCGCTACAGATATCCTCAGCCGCTATAAACGTGCTCAGGGCTACAATGTGCTGCACCCTATGGGATGGGATGCTTTCGGTCTGCCGGCCGAGCAGTATGCTATGGACACAGGGAATGATCCGGCTGATTTCACGGCAGAAAATATTGCTAACTTCAAGCGCCAAATTAATGCTCTCGGTTTTTCTTATGACTGGGATCGGGAAATTAATACAACTGATCCTGAATACTATAAATGGACGCAGTGGATTTTTACGAAACTGTATGAGAAAGGCTTAGCCTATGAGGCGGAAGTTCCGGTCAACTGGGTTGAGGAGCTGGGGACGGCGATTGCCAATGAAGAGGTTCTGCCGGACGGAACCTCTGAGCGCGGCGGCTATCCTGTTGTCAGGAAACCTATGCGCCAGTGGATGTTAAAGATTACAGCTTATGCTGAGCGCCTCCTGAATGATTTGGAAGAGCTGGACTGGCCGGAGTCTGTCAAAGATATGCAGCGCAACTGGATCGGCAAGTCTGTCGGGGCCAATGTGACTTTTACTGTTAAAGACAGCAGTGAGCGCTTTACCGTTTTTACCACCCGTCCTGATACACTTTTTGGAGCGACTTATGCGGTACTGGCGCCTGAACACGAACTAGTAGAGGCTATTACAACAGAAGAACAGGCACAGGCTGTTGCGGCATACAGGCAGCAGGCCAGCCTCAAATCGGATTTGGCGCGTACTGATTTAGCTAAGGAAAAAACGGGGGTCTGGACTGGCAGTTACGCTGTCAATCCTGTTAACGGCAAAGCGATTCCGATTTGGATCGCTGACTATGTTCTGGCTAGTTATGGGACAGGAGCCATTATGGCGGTTCCGGCTCATGATGAACGTGACTGGGAGTTTGCTAAGCAGTTTAATCTTGATATTATCCCAGTTCTTGAGGGCGGCGATATTGCTCAGGCAGCCTACACTGAAGACGGGCCGCACATTAATTCTGACTTTTTAAACGGTTTAGATAAAGATACCGCCATTGCTGAAATGATAACTTGGCTTGAAGCTCGGGGGGCAGGTGAAGAGAAGGTCACTTACCGTCTGCGCGACTGGTTGTTCAGCCGCCAGCGCTACTGGGGAGAACCTATTCCTATTATTCATTGGGAAGACGGAAGTTCGACTGCTGTTCCCGAAGAGGAACTGCCGCTTGTCCTGCCTAAGACAGATGACATTAAGCCGTCCGGAACAGGGGAAAGCCCGCTGGCTAATTTGACAGATTGGCTGGAGGTGACTCGTGCAGATGGTGTTAAAGGACGGCGTGAGACCAATACCATGCCGCAGTGGGCAGGTTCCAGCTGGTACTATCTGCGTTATATTGACCCTCATAATGATAAAGCTCTGGCAGATCCTGAGCTGCTTAAGGACTGGCTGCCGGTCGATATTTATATCGGCGGTGCCGAGCATGCGGTTCTTCATTTGCTTTATGCCCGTTTCTGGCATAAATTCCTCTATGATTTAGGGATTGTGGCGACCAAGGAACCTTTCCAAAAACTCTTTAATCAGGGGATGATTTTAGGGACCAGCTACCGTGACAGCCGCGGAGCTTTGGTCGCAACAGATAAAGTTGAGAAACGCGGCAGCGCTTATTTCCATCTGGAAACAGGTGAAAAATTGGAGCAGGCACCGGCTAAAATGTCTAAATCTCTTAAAAATGTTATCAATCCAGACGATGTTGTGGAACAGTTTGGGGCAGATACGCTGCGGATTTATGAGATGTTTATGGGACCGCTTGATGCTTCTATTGCCTGGTCTTCGGAAAGACTTGAAGGCAGCCGGAAGTTTTTGGACCGTGTCTACCGCTTAATCACGACTAAAACGATAGCTGCAGAAAATAAAGGCGCTTTGGACAAAGTTTATCATGAAACAGTTAAGGCCGTCACTGAACAAATTGAAAATTTGAAGTTTAACACTGCTATTGCTCAGCTCATGGTATTTGTTAACAGTGCCAACAAAGAGGATGAGCTCTTTATTGACTATGCTAAGGGCTATATTCAGCTGCTGGCTCCTTTTGCTCCTCATTTGGCCGAAGAGCTCTGGCAGTATGTGACCCAGTCGGGGCAGTCTCTGGCTTATGAAGCTTGGCCGGTTTATGAAGAGCGCTATTTAGCTGAAGATCAGCTTGAAATTGTTGCTCAGATTAATGGCAAGGTCCGTTCCCGGCTGCTTGTTGCCAAGGATGCCAGCCGTGCTGAATTAGAAGAGCTGGCACTGGCTGATGAAAGAATTAAGGCTGCAACGGCTGGCAAAAATATTATCAAAGTTATCGCTGTACCAAATAAACTGGTCAACATTGTGGTCAAGTAG
- the yajC gene encoding preprotein translocase subunit YajC — protein sequence MGYSTIIMLVVLLGLMWFMQRSQRKQAQERQNQLNAVQKGDEIVTIGGLYGIIDEIDNENKRMVLDVDGVYLTFELSALKTVITKASAAAEEVLEAGDAAADNDSEAEDAMDSAIDSQ from the coding sequence ATGGGTTATTCAACGATTATTATGCTGGTGGTGCTGCTTGGGCTGATGTGGTTTATGCAGCGTTCGCAGAGAAAGCAGGCTCAGGAGCGTCAGAATCAGCTGAATGCTGTTCAAAAAGGCGATGAGATTGTCACAATCGGAGGACTTTACGGCATTATTGATGAGATCGATAATGAGAATAAACGAATGGTGCTTGATGTTGATGGCGTTTATTTAACTTTTGAATTATCAGCCCTTAAAACGGTTATTACTAAGGCATCTGCTGCAGCTGAAGAAGTGTTGGAAGCGGGTGATGCTGCTGCCGATAATGATTCAGAAGCAGAAGATGCAATGGATTCGGCTATTGACAGCCAGTAA
- a CDS encoding DUF4176 domain-containing protein, which produces MTTLLPLGSVVRLHHGKQKVMITTRFPLYNNQGTIGYFDYAGCLYPAGNTNNQAYFFNHENIAETYFTGYIDEQEEQLQERFKNQADKINYPRLTIEEL; this is translated from the coding sequence ATGACAACATTATTACCGCTTGGCAGCGTTGTTCGGCTACATCATGGGAAACAAAAAGTAATGATTACGACACGTTTTCCGCTTTATAATAACCAAGGAACAATTGGCTATTTTGATTATGCCGGCTGTCTGTATCCAGCGGGGAATACCAACAATCAAGCCTATTTCTTTAATCATGAGAATATCGCAGAAACTTATTTCACCGGTTACATAGATGAACAAGAGGAACAGCTTCAGGAAAGGTTCAAGAATCAGGCAGATAAAATTAATTATCCACGTTTAACGATTGAGGAGTTATAA